From one Gossypium hirsutum isolate 1008001.06 chromosome D08, Gossypium_hirsutum_v2.1, whole genome shotgun sequence genomic stretch:
- the LOC107907535 gene encoding GDSL esterase/lipase At5g45670 isoform X2 — protein sequence MDSKMHLQPWWLLPISLLLQLSNLKNWANAAPQVPCYFIFGDSLSDSGNNNNLKTLAKVNYRPYGIDFPKGPTGRFSNVELLGFEEYMPPFAKSERKNILQGVNYASGASGILDETGSLMGARVPMSIQIRNHETIIARIRKILRNDSSTEKLLRQCIYSIQIGSNDFVNNYFKPNFYNSSHGYSVSEFATMLVRQFAHQIKDLYKTGARIFALFGLGQLGCTPNAIATHGTNGSLCVTKLNDAAFLFNQRLIPLVMALNSKLTDAKFTYLNYSPMKVAQLSLESPCCKTGAGGNRELCIHYSKPCSNRKQYAFWDGVHPTDASNVLIAKNLYGTRSFSDARPFNIRSLARKSSDDQQRQIWVEVLVN from the exons ATGGATTCTAAAATGCACCTTCAGCCTTGGTGGTTGCTGCCTATTTCTCTTTTGTTACAACTCTCAAACTTGAAAAACTGGGCAAACGCAGCACCACAAGTGCCCTGCTACTTTATTTTCGGGGACTCATTATCGGATAGTGGGAACAATAATAACCTTAAAACGTTAGCCAAAGTAAATTATCGACCATACGGAATCGACTTCCCCAAAGGACCAACAGGAAGGTTTAGCAATG TTGAACTTCTTGGTTTCGAAGAGTATATGCCTCCTTTTGCCAAATCAGAAAGGAAGAACATTCTCCAAGGCGTGAATTATGCGTCTGGTGCCTCGGGCATTCTCGACGAAACTGGAAGTCTAATG GGTGCTCGAGTACCCATGAGCATCCAAATAAGAAATCACGAAACAATAATCGCAAGAATTCGTAAGATATTACGAAATGATTCATCCACAGAGAAACTTCTAAGACAATGCATTTACTCCATTCAAATAGGTAGCAACGACTTCGTCAACAATTATTTCAAGCCCAATTTCTACAACTCCAGCCACGGATACAGTGTATCGGAATTCGCTACAATGCTCGTTCGACAATTTGCACACCAAATAAAG GATTTGTACAAAACCGGAGCGAGGATCTTTGCCTTGTTCGGGCTTGGGCAACTTGGTTGTACACCTAATGCAATTGCAACGCACGGAACCAATGGCTCTCTTTGCGTAACCAAGTTAAACGATGCTGCCTTCCTTTTCAATCAAAGACTTATACCTCTTGTCATGGCACTAAATAGCAAGCTAACCGATGCTAAATTTACCTATCTTAATTATTCTCCAATGAAAGTTGCTCAGTTATCACTTG AAAGTCCATGCTGCAAAACTGGGGCCGGTGGTAATAGAGAGCTCTGTATTCATTATTCAAAGCCATGCAGTAACCGAAAACAATACGCGTTTTGGGACGGAGTCCATCCTACTGATGCCTCTAATGTGCTGATTGCCAAGAATTTATACGGCACAAGATCCTTTTCCGATGCGCGTCCATTTAACATTCGGTCATTAGCACGCAAATCAAGTGATGATCAGCAGCGTCAGATTTGGGTAGAAGTTTTGGTAAATTAA
- the LOC107907535 gene encoding GDSL esterase/lipase At1g29660 isoform X1 has translation MDSKMHLQPWWLLPISLLLQLSNLKNWANAAPQVPCYFIFGDSLSDSGNNNNLKTLAKVNYRPYGIDFPKGPTGRFSNGRNVQDAIVELLGFEEYMPPFAKSERKNILQGVNYASGASGILDETGSLMGARVPMSIQIRNHETIIARIRKILRNDSSTEKLLRQCIYSIQIGSNDFVNNYFKPNFYNSSHGYSVSEFATMLVRQFAHQIKDLYKTGARIFALFGLGQLGCTPNAIATHGTNGSLCVTKLNDAAFLFNQRLIPLVMALNSKLTDAKFTYLNYSPMKVAQLSLESPCCKTGAGGNRELCIHYSKPCSNRKQYAFWDGVHPTDASNVLIAKNLYGTRSFSDARPFNIRSLARKSSDDQQRQIWVEVLVN, from the exons ATGGATTCTAAAATGCACCTTCAGCCTTGGTGGTTGCTGCCTATTTCTCTTTTGTTACAACTCTCAAACTTGAAAAACTGGGCAAACGCAGCACCACAAGTGCCCTGCTACTTTATTTTCGGGGACTCATTATCGGATAGTGGGAACAATAATAACCTTAAAACGTTAGCCAAAGTAAATTATCGACCATACGGAATCGACTTCCCCAAAGGACCAACAGGAAGGTTTAGCAATGGTCGTAACGTGCAGGATGCTATTG TTGAACTTCTTGGTTTCGAAGAGTATATGCCTCCTTTTGCCAAATCAGAAAGGAAGAACATTCTCCAAGGCGTGAATTATGCGTCTGGTGCCTCGGGCATTCTCGACGAAACTGGAAGTCTAATG GGTGCTCGAGTACCCATGAGCATCCAAATAAGAAATCACGAAACAATAATCGCAAGAATTCGTAAGATATTACGAAATGATTCATCCACAGAGAAACTTCTAAGACAATGCATTTACTCCATTCAAATAGGTAGCAACGACTTCGTCAACAATTATTTCAAGCCCAATTTCTACAACTCCAGCCACGGATACAGTGTATCGGAATTCGCTACAATGCTCGTTCGACAATTTGCACACCAAATAAAG GATTTGTACAAAACCGGAGCGAGGATCTTTGCCTTGTTCGGGCTTGGGCAACTTGGTTGTACACCTAATGCAATTGCAACGCACGGAACCAATGGCTCTCTTTGCGTAACCAAGTTAAACGATGCTGCCTTCCTTTTCAATCAAAGACTTATACCTCTTGTCATGGCACTAAATAGCAAGCTAACCGATGCTAAATTTACCTATCTTAATTATTCTCCAATGAAAGTTGCTCAGTTATCACTTG AAAGTCCATGCTGCAAAACTGGGGCCGGTGGTAATAGAGAGCTCTGTATTCATTATTCAAAGCCATGCAGTAACCGAAAACAATACGCGTTTTGGGACGGAGTCCATCCTACTGATGCCTCTAATGTGCTGATTGCCAAGAATTTATACGGCACAAGATCCTTTTCCGATGCGCGTCCATTTAACATTCGGTCATTAGCACGCAAATCAAGTGATGATCAGCAGCGTCAGATTTGGGTAGAAGTTTTGGTAAATTAA